A single Acetivibrio cellulolyticus CD2 DNA region contains:
- the dprA gene encoding DNA-processing protein DprA yields the protein MHDNMEYWVWLGSIPGIGAVKSKKLLDFFEDPYNVFTAKELDFASFSFLSRTDVENLVNKGNKEKVKKHIENINANDIKIVTIKDENYPEYLKNIYDPPITLYMKGNMTKQEKYLAVVGSRKATSYGLNMAEVVSRELSRCGITVVSGMARGIDTFAHKGALSVGGKTVAVLGCGLDIVYPYENKKLMENIIENGACLSEFLPGTQPVAGNFPARNRIISGISMGVIVIEAGERSGSLITANFALEQGREVFALPGNVNSLNSTGTNKLIKEGAKMVTSLEDILEEIGAYFNDNNKDSFTKKLKDDKLLKGLDKDEVKIVECLKLEPTHIDIIANKTGLNIKVINSVIVMLELKGLVEQLPGKVYKLKL from the coding sequence ATGCACGATAATATGGAATATTGGGTTTGGCTTGGTTCCATACCTGGAATCGGTGCAGTAAAAAGTAAAAAGCTGCTTGATTTTTTCGAAGATCCTTATAATGTCTTTACAGCCAAGGAGCTAGATTTTGCTTCTTTTTCATTTTTGAGCCGGACAGATGTTGAAAATTTGGTGAATAAAGGCAATAAAGAGAAAGTAAAGAAGCATATTGAAAATATTAATGCAAATGATATAAAAATAGTAACAATTAAAGATGAAAATTACCCGGAATATTTGAAGAACATTTATGATCCGCCTATTACACTGTACATGAAGGGAAATATGACAAAACAAGAAAAGTATCTTGCAGTGGTTGGATCAAGAAAAGCTACCTCATATGGGTTAAATATGGCTGAAGTTGTGTCTCGAGAGCTTTCAAGGTGCGGTATAACTGTTGTAAGTGGCATGGCAAGAGGAATCGACACGTTTGCACACAAAGGGGCTTTGAGTGTTGGGGGAAAAACTGTAGCTGTTCTAGGTTGTGGACTTGACATAGTGTATCCTTATGAGAATAAAAAGCTTATGGAAAATATAATTGAAAATGGGGCTTGTTTGTCAGAGTTTTTACCCGGAACTCAGCCTGTTGCGGGTAATTTTCCTGCAAGAAACAGAATTATCAGCGGTATATCTATGGGCGTGATAGTAATTGAAGCAGGGGAACGCAGCGGGTCGCTTATTACAGCAAATTTTGCATTAGAACAGGGACGCGAAGTGTTCGCATTGCCTGGTAATGTAAACAGCCTTAATAGTACCGGAACTAATAAACTGATTAAAGAAGGAGCCAAAATGGTTACTTCCTTAGAAGATATATTAGAAGAAATTGGTGCATATTTTAATGATAATAACAAGGATTCCTTTACAAAAAAGCTTAAAGATGATAAATTGCTAAAGGGACTTGATAAAGATGAAGTGAAAATTGTGGAATGTTTGAAATTAGAGCCAACGCATATTGATATTATAGCCAATAAAACTGGTTTAAATATTAAAGTAATAAATTCAGTAATTGTAATGCTGGAGTTAAAAGGGCTTGTCGAACAGCTTCCAGGAAAGGTGTATAAGTTAAAGTTGTAA
- the topA gene encoding type I DNA topoisomerase, whose translation MADKLVIVESPAKAHTIGKFLGKDYKIVASVGHVRDLPKSQIGIDIENDFEPKYITIRGKGDVISKLKKEAKSAKKIYLATDPDREGEAISWHLAHLLNIDNSEKCRVTFNEITKNAVKNAIKEPREIDLDLVDAQQARRILDRIVGYKISPILWKKVKKGLSAGRVQSVATRLICDREEEVENFIPEEYWTIDAKLEKKGGKGSFDAKFYGTGGKKVELKNEDDVKKILDNIKDKPFIVQKIKKGEKKKSPAPPFITSTMQQEAARKLGFTTKKTMIVAQQLYEGVEIKGVGAIGLVTYIRTDSTRISAEAQQDALNFIKEKYGQKYVPEEKRVFKNKSASQDAHECIRPSQVTMEPDSIKDSLTKEQYKLYKLIWSRFVSSQMSSAEYDTINTDITVGDYTFRANGQILKFQGFIVLYLEGKDEEGEEGENNVPDLVEGEEVKQKKIDPKQHFTQPPPRYTEASLVKTLEEKGIGRPSTYAPTITTILARGYVVKDAKTLLPTELGKIVNDIMKNYFQDIVDIEFTAQLEKKLDDVEEGFKKWVDVMKGFYPQFAVVLQEAEAQIGNVEVPDEVTDEICEKCGRNMVIKMSRYGKFLACPGFPECRNARPILEETGVNCPKCGGKVYIKKSKKGKKYLGCENNPTCSFMSWDMHSKEMCPQCGNFLLKKFSAKKAHYKCSNETCDFTKVEESKKDEEQE comes from the coding sequence ATGGCTGATAAGTTAGTTATTGTTGAGTCACCTGCAAAAGCGCACACAATTGGAAAGTTTTTGGGCAAGGATTATAAAATAGTAGCTTCTGTAGGGCATGTGAGGGATTTGCCAAAAAGTCAGATTGGTATAGACATTGAGAATGATTTTGAACCTAAGTATATCACTATCAGAGGAAAGGGAGACGTTATTTCCAAGTTGAAGAAGGAAGCCAAAAGTGCAAAAAAGATCTATCTGGCGACCGACCCTGATAGAGAAGGTGAAGCTATTTCATGGCATTTGGCCCATTTATTGAATATAGATAATTCTGAGAAGTGCAGAGTTACATTTAATGAAATTACCAAGAATGCTGTTAAAAATGCTATCAAGGAGCCTCGGGAAATTGACCTCGATCTTGTTGATGCCCAGCAGGCCAGAAGAATTTTGGATAGGATAGTTGGTTATAAGATAAGCCCTATATTATGGAAGAAGGTCAAGAAGGGACTTAGTGCAGGTAGAGTTCAATCAGTCGCTACAAGATTAATTTGTGATAGGGAAGAAGAGGTAGAGAACTTTATACCTGAAGAGTATTGGACTATTGATGCCAAACTCGAAAAGAAGGGTGGAAAAGGTTCTTTTGATGCCAAATTTTACGGAACTGGCGGCAAAAAGGTAGAATTAAAAAATGAAGATGATGTAAAAAAGATACTTGATAATATAAAAGATAAGCCATTTATTGTACAAAAAATTAAAAAGGGTGAAAAAAAGAAGTCTCCTGCACCACCTTTTATTACCAGCACTATGCAGCAGGAGGCTGCAAGAAAACTGGGTTTTACAACCAAGAAAACTATGATTGTAGCACAGCAGCTCTATGAAGGTGTTGAAATAAAAGGAGTTGGAGCAATCGGTCTTGTCACTTATATCCGTACCGATTCTACAAGAATTTCTGCTGAAGCACAGCAGGATGCTTTAAATTTTATAAAGGAAAAGTACGGTCAAAAGTATGTTCCGGAAGAAAAACGTGTATTTAAAAATAAATCTGCTTCGCAGGACGCGCATGAGTGTATAAGACCTTCACAGGTTACAATGGAACCGGATTCAATTAAGGATTCGCTTACAAAGGAGCAATATAAACTCTATAAGCTTATCTGGTCCAGATTTGTTTCAAGCCAGATGTCTTCAGCGGAGTATGATACAATAAATACCGATATAACAGTAGGTGACTATACTTTTAGAGCGAATGGGCAAATTTTAAAATTCCAGGGTTTCATAGTTTTATACTTAGAAGGCAAGGATGAGGAAGGCGAAGAAGGAGAAAACAATGTACCTGACCTTGTTGAAGGTGAAGAGGTAAAGCAGAAAAAAATAGATCCCAAGCAGCATTTTACTCAGCCGCCTCCAAGATATACCGAAGCTAGTTTGGTAAAGACTCTTGAAGAAAAGGGTATAGGCAGGCCGAGTACTTATGCTCCTACAATTACAACTATACTTGCAAGGGGCTATGTTGTTAAGGATGCCAAGACTTTGCTGCCTACAGAATTGGGTAAGATAGTTAACGACATCATGAAAAATTATTTTCAGGATATAGTTGATATAGAATTTACAGCCCAGTTAGAAAAGAAACTCGATGATGTTGAAGAAGGTTTCAAAAAATGGGTAGATGTAATGAAGGGGTTCTATCCGCAGTTTGCTGTTGTTTTGCAGGAAGCAGAAGCACAAATCGGAAATGTTGAAGTTCCGGATGAAGTTACAGATGAAATATGTGAGAAATGCGGAAGAAATATGGTCATAAAGATGAGTAGGTATGGAAAGTTTCTGGCATGTCCGGGATTTCCGGAATGCAGAAATGCAAGGCCTATTCTTGAGGAGACTGGAGTTAATTGTCCCAAATGTGGTGGAAAGGTATATATCAAGAAGTCTAAAAAGGGTAAAAAGTATTTGGGTTGCGAGAATAATCCTACCTGCAGTTTTATGAGTTGGGATATGCATTCTAAAGAGATGTGCCCACAATGCGGAAACTTTTTGCTTAAGAAGTTCTCAGCTAAGAAAGCCCATTATAAATGCAGTAATGAGACTTGTGATTTTACAAAAGTTGAAGAGAGTAAGAAAGACGAAGAACAGGAATAA
- the trmFO gene encoding methylenetetrahydrofolate--tRNA-(uracil(54)-C(5))-methyltransferase (FADH(2)-oxidizing) TrmFO has translation MSDYINVIGAGLAGCEAAWQIAKRGIKVRLYEMKPQSYSPAHHLETYAELVCSNSLRSDQLENAVGLLKEEMRLLDSIIMTCADATRVPAGGALAVDRSKFSQMVTDLMRENENIEIINEEVKDIPTNGVTVVASGPLTSEDLSKSLMSLIGEEYLHFFDAAAPIVSFESINMDKAYKAARYNRGTEDYINCPMNREEYDKFWNELINAELAEVKDFEKEVVFEGCMPVETMAKRGVDTLRFGPLKPVGLVDPKTGNEAYAVVQLRQDNTEGTLFNIVGFQTRLKWPEQKRVFGLIPGLENAEFVRYGVMHRNTFINSPKVLEASYRMRKYQNLYFAGQMTGVEGYVESASSGLVAGINAAMNFLGKEDVLFPRSTAIGALSNYISDQNVKDFQPMNVNFGLMEGLNVRIRDKRKKNFEIATRALNIIKDIKDQPNFGIHLF, from the coding sequence ATGTCTGATTATATAAATGTAATAGGTGCTGGGCTGGCAGGATGTGAAGCTGCCTGGCAGATAGCAAAAAGAGGGATAAAGGTAAGGCTTTATGAGATGAAGCCCCAATCCTATTCGCCGGCTCACCATCTTGAAACTTATGCTGAGCTTGTATGCAGCAACTCCTTGAGGTCTGACCAGCTTGAAAATGCTGTTGGGCTTTTGAAAGAAGAGATGAGACTCCTTGATTCAATAATTATGACGTGTGCCGATGCAACAAGAGTTCCTGCAGGTGGAGCATTAGCTGTTGACAGGAGTAAATTTTCACAGATGGTTACTGACTTGATGCGTGAAAATGAGAACATTGAAATTATCAATGAAGAGGTAAAAGATATTCCTACAAATGGAGTTACAGTTGTAGCATCAGGGCCGTTGACTTCAGAGGATTTGTCAAAGAGCTTAATGAGTTTGATCGGAGAGGAATACCTTCACTTTTTTGATGCAGCAGCTCCAATTGTTTCTTTTGAGTCTATTAATATGGACAAGGCTTATAAGGCTGCCAGATATAACAGGGGTACAGAGGACTATATTAACTGCCCAATGAATAGGGAAGAGTATGATAAGTTCTGGAATGAGCTTATTAATGCAGAGCTTGCAGAAGTTAAGGATTTTGAAAAAGAAGTGGTGTTTGAGGGTTGTATGCCTGTTGAAACTATGGCAAAAAGAGGTGTAGATACTCTTAGGTTTGGTCCGCTAAAACCTGTAGGTCTTGTTGATCCAAAGACCGGAAATGAAGCGTATGCTGTAGTACAATTGAGACAGGATAATACAGAGGGAACACTCTTTAACATCGTAGGATTTCAAACCCGCTTAAAATGGCCGGAACAAAAGAGGGTTTTTGGTCTGATTCCAGGACTAGAAAATGCCGAATTTGTTAGATATGGAGTAATGCACAGAAATACTTTCATAAACTCACCAAAAGTTCTTGAAGCTTCTTACAGAATGAGAAAATATCAAAACCTATACTTCGCAGGCCAAATGACCGGAGTTGAGGGATATGTAGAATCTGCATCTTCAGGATTGGTTGCAGGAATTAATGCTGCTATGAATTTTCTTGGAAAGGAAGATGTTTTATTTCCTAGAAGTACTGCAATTGGTGCATTGAGTAATTATATTTCTGACCAGAATGTAAAAGATTTTCAGCCAATGAATGTCAACTTTGGTTTGATGGAGGGCCTTAATGTTAGAATTCGTGATAAAAGGAAGAAAAACTTCGAGATAGCTACAAGGGCTCTAAACATAATCAAAGATATCAAAGATCAACCAAATTTCGGTATTCACCTGTTTTAG
- the flgB gene encoding flagellar basal body rod protein FlgB, with product MLDRILFGSKVLEKSLDATATRNEVIAQNIANVDTPGYKRKTVSFEEQLSDAISKNSSFKGRRTDPRHIAIGGSSADEVKINVSEDKSSLDMRLDGNNVDIENEMAQMAENNIRYEVLIQRISGSFSRMKSVIKEGR from the coding sequence ATGCTGGATAGGATTTTATTTGGATCAAAAGTTCTGGAAAAATCCCTGGATGCGACTGCAACACGCAACGAAGTAATTGCACAAAACATTGCTAATGTAGATACTCCCGGCTATAAAAGAAAGACTGTAAGTTTTGAAGAACAATTGAGTGATGCTATTTCCAAGAACAGCAGTTTTAAAGGAAGAAGAACTGATCCAAGACATATTGCAATTGGTGGGAGCAGTGCGGATGAAGTGAAAATTAATGTATCCGAAGACAAGAGTTCCCTTGACATGAGACTGGATGGAAATAATGTTGATATCGAAAATGAAATGGCGCAAATGGCTGAGAACAATATAAGATATGAAGTACTTATTCAGAGGATTAGCGGTAGTTTTAGCAGAATGAAATCAGTAATCAAGGAAGGACGATGA
- the flgC gene encoding flagellar basal body rod protein FlgC — MGYFSSLDIGASGLTAQRLRMDTISQNIANANTTRTENGTAYRRKVVVFEEKSSDTPFSEYLNESSKKMVGGGVRVARITEDTSALKKIYDPGHPDADENGYVEMPNVDILTEMVNMISATRSYEANVTSINTTKSMAMKALEIGR; from the coding sequence ATGGGGTATTTTAGCTCTCTTGATATCGGCGCATCAGGATTGACAGCTCAAAGACTGAGAATGGATACAATTTCACAAAATATTGCAAATGCAAATACTACAAGAACTGAAAACGGCACTGCTTACAGAAGAAAAGTAGTAGTATTTGAAGAAAAGTCATCTGATACTCCTTTTTCCGAATACTTGAATGAAAGCAGCAAGAAAATGGTAGGCGGCGGTGTGAGAGTTGCAAGAATTACTGAAGATACATCAGCGCTTAAGAAGATATATGACCCTGGACATCCTGATGCGGATGAAAATGGATATGTCGAAATGCCAAACGTAGACATACTAACTGAAATGGTTAATATGATTTCTGCAACAAGGTCATATGAGGCAAATGTAACATCAATAAATACAACAAAAAGTATGGCGATGAAGGCTTTGGAAATCGGAAGATAA
- the fliE gene encoding flagellar hook-basal body complex protein FliE — protein sequence MAVNSISGFNSIPSLSKIGLSNTDKADSVEGSFANYLKDALTNVSNLEKESTALTEDFAAGKTDNIHQVMIAAEKADVALQFTMQIRNKIMDAYKEIMNMQV from the coding sequence ATGGCTGTTAATAGTATTAGCGGTTTCAATTCTATACCATCCTTATCAAAAATTGGCCTTTCAAACACGGATAAAGCTGATAGTGTTGAAGGTAGCTTTGCAAATTACCTAAAGGATGCACTAACAAACGTCAGTAACTTGGAAAAGGAATCAACTGCGTTGACGGAAGATTTTGCAGCCGGTAAAACTGATAATATCCACCAGGTGATGATTGCTGCAGAGAAAGCTGATGTAGCGCTTCAATTCACTATGCAGATTAGAAATAAGATTATGGATGCTTATAAGGAAATCATGAATATGCAGGTCTAA
- the fliF gene encoding flagellar basal-body MS-ring/collar protein FliF produces MPEVLSKLQQRITELWKNLDKSQKGRIYVISAILVIAITVSIVMLTRTTYVPLVTIDDTKDAAEIEKVLQDKGINYKPGEGNKILVDSKEKNKAEFALASSGFTSSGMNFEDAWNLVSITSTESDKKQLWENFKKNSLVAKLKMFDNVRDADIEVTMPKDSLFFDDTSSDKATAFVRIDPKGEITSEQVKGIVSVVSASIDGLDPKDVTVVDNNFNILSTDASDAIGDTSTQYKMKLKVKQELEKNIKVLYPNKSSSYDYISVVVNPVLEFDKQKTTKKEVGKPNDIDEAVVSSHTEKEELVNGANGGVPGTDSNPGNGTTTYPIQAGDNSTYNKTTTDINRQFNETMTEVEKAQGDINFDQSSVAVTLWYGQKVADDSAITPEFLAQCQQVISGATNIPVSKISINKYKLAPEEVYTEPLSDKIQQYIEDYGYFALMLMLIIGLLIAVIPRKKKEAAAVGEMLSPELATASGPQFIVPEDEEPVPEISYEEKSEVKKQIERFVKEKPESVAQLLRNWLSDDWD; encoded by the coding sequence ATGCCCGAGGTATTATCAAAACTTCAACAGCGTATAACAGAACTATGGAAGAATCTTGACAAATCTCAAAAGGGCAGAATCTATGTAATATCTGCTATACTTGTTATAGCTATAACGGTAAGCATAGTAATGCTGACACGTACTACATATGTTCCGCTAGTAACAATTGATGATACAAAGGATGCAGCTGAAATTGAAAAGGTATTGCAGGATAAGGGCATTAATTACAAGCCTGGTGAAGGAAACAAGATTTTAGTCGACTCAAAGGAAAAAAATAAGGCGGAATTTGCGCTGGCATCATCAGGGTTTACCTCATCAGGAATGAACTTTGAAGATGCGTGGAATCTTGTAAGTATAACTTCAACCGAAAGTGATAAAAAACAACTTTGGGAGAATTTTAAAAAGAACAGTCTTGTTGCTAAACTTAAGATGTTTGACAATGTTAGAGACGCTGACATTGAAGTTACTATGCCTAAAGATTCCTTGTTTTTTGATGATACATCAAGTGACAAGGCTACTGCTTTTGTAAGGATTGATCCTAAAGGTGAGATTACTTCTGAACAGGTAAAAGGGATAGTAAGTGTTGTTTCAGCATCCATTGATGGCCTTGATCCAAAAGATGTAACTGTTGTCGATAATAACTTCAATATATTGAGTACGGATGCTTCAGATGCGATAGGAGATACCTCTACGCAATACAAGATGAAGCTGAAAGTTAAGCAAGAGCTTGAGAAAAATATCAAGGTATTGTATCCAAATAAGTCAAGTAGTTATGACTACATAAGTGTAGTAGTAAACCCTGTTTTGGAGTTTGATAAGCAAAAAACTACGAAAAAAGAAGTGGGAAAACCTAACGACATTGATGAGGCGGTAGTGAGCAGTCATACGGAAAAGGAAGAACTTGTAAATGGCGCTAATGGTGGGGTACCCGGCACAGACAGTAATCCTGGAAACGGAACTACTACATACCCGATACAGGCAGGTGATAACTCCACTTACAATAAGACAACAACTGATATAAACAGACAATTTAACGAAACAATGACAGAAGTGGAAAAAGCGCAGGGAGATATAAATTTTGACCAGTCATCAGTTGCTGTGACACTTTGGTATGGACAAAAGGTAGCTGACGATAGTGCAATAACTCCTGAATTCTTGGCTCAATGCCAACAGGTGATAAGTGGTGCTACAAACATACCTGTTTCAAAGATATCCATAAACAAATACAAACTTGCGCCTGAAGAAGTTTATACGGAGCCTTTGTCTGACAAGATTCAACAGTATATAGAAGATTACGGATATTTTGCATTAATGCTTATGCTGATAATAGGACTGCTGATTGCAGTGATACCAAGAAAAAAGAAGGAAGCAGCAGCAGTGGGAGAAATGCTTTCACCGGAACTTGCAACTGCAAGCGGACCGCAGTTTATTGTTCCTGAGGATGAAGAACCTGTGCCTGAAATAAGTTATGAGGAAAAATCAGAAGTCAAGAAGCAGATAGAGCGGTTTGTTAAGGAGAAACCTGAATCAGTTGCTCAGCTGCTAAGAAATTGGCTTTCGGATGATTGGGATTGA
- the fliG gene encoding flagellar motor switch protein FliG, which yields MSRSTGGFKSDITGKEKAAMLLIALGPERSAEIFKHLKDEEIEQLTLEIANIRTVTPEEKEKVLEEFYQICLAQDYIAEGGISYAKEILEKALGTQKALDVLNKLTVSLQVRPFDFVRKADPSQLLNFIQNEHPQTIALILAYLKPQQSSIVLSALPQEKQADVARRIATMDRTSPEVIKEVERVLEKKLSALVTEDFTAAGGVQAIVDILNSVDRGTEKYIMETLEIEDTDLAEEIKKRMFVFEDILSLDNRSIQRFLREVDNNQMSVALKGSTEEVQNKIFANMSKRMQEMIKEDIDFMGPVRLKDVEEAQQKVVNVIRKLEDAGEIVISRGGGDEIIV from the coding sequence GTGAGTAGAAGCACAGGCGGATTCAAATCGGATATTACAGGTAAAGAAAAAGCTGCAATGCTGCTTATTGCATTGGGGCCTGAAAGATCTGCCGAAATATTTAAACATCTTAAAGACGAAGAAATAGAGCAGCTTACTTTGGAGATTGCCAATATAAGAACTGTAACACCGGAAGAAAAGGAAAAGGTTCTTGAGGAATTCTATCAGATTTGTCTTGCTCAGGATTATATAGCTGAAGGTGGTATTTCCTATGCTAAAGAAATACTTGAAAAGGCATTGGGTACTCAGAAAGCTCTTGATGTTTTGAACAAGCTTACAGTTTCATTGCAGGTAAGACCATTTGACTTCGTAAGAAAAGCGGATCCGTCGCAGCTTCTAAACTTTATACAGAACGAGCATCCGCAGACTATAGCTCTGATATTGGCATATTTGAAACCCCAGCAATCATCCATCGTATTATCTGCTCTTCCTCAGGAAAAGCAGGCAGATGTTGCAAGAAGAATTGCAACGATGGACCGAACTTCACCTGAAGTTATAAAAGAAGTGGAAAGAGTACTGGAAAAGAAACTGTCTGCTCTTGTAACCGAAGACTTTACTGCAGCAGGCGGTGTACAGGCTATAGTTGATATATTGAACAGTGTTGACAGGGGAACAGAAAAATATATTATGGAAACACTTGAAATCGAGGATACTGACCTTGCAGAGGAAATTAAGAAAAGAATGTTTGTCTTCGAAGATATACTTTCACTCGACAACCGTTCTATACAAAGGTTCCTGCGTGAAGTTGACAATAATCAGATGTCTGTTGCACTAAAAGGAAGTACTGAGGAAGTGCAGAACAAGATTTTTGCAAACATGTCCAAACGTATGCAGGAAATGATCAAAGAGGACATCGATTTCATGGGGCCTGTTAGACTTAAGGATGTTGAAGAGGCGCAGCAGAAGGTGGTTAATGTAATAAGGAAGCTTGAAGATGCAGGCGAAATAGTAATCTCTAGAGGTGGGGGAGATGAAATAATTGTATAA
- a CDS encoding FliH/SctL family protein, whose protein sequence is MYNKIFKSDQVSVGIPVQIRAPISFQTIKMAYKPEMLEDNEEPEKDMEDLEEYNRKTSEDIIKKASEEAEIIIKEAEFEAKRILDAAENEAFEKTQIIEDEAKQRGFEAGYEEAKRLYEDLLSEAEYVKEHAKMEYSEVMAGMEKDALELIMDVAKKVIGSEVSLNKEILLTMVRQALEKCSNREDLTIKVSSQDYDFLVENKEKLLSMIDGVGNLDIKRDPALKTGDCLVETSYGNIDAGVQTKIRKIEEAFLKIVGK, encoded by the coding sequence TTGTATAACAAAATATTTAAGAGCGACCAGGTAAGTGTAGGTATTCCTGTCCAGATAAGAGCACCTATCAGTTTTCAGACAATAAAGATGGCTTACAAACCTGAGATGCTAGAAGATAACGAGGAACCGGAAAAGGATATGGAAGACCTTGAAGAATACAACAGAAAAACCTCAGAAGACATTATAAAAAAAGCAAGTGAGGAAGCAGAGATAATAATTAAAGAGGCTGAATTTGAAGCAAAAAGAATTCTTGATGCTGCTGAAAATGAGGCGTTTGAAAAGACGCAGATAATAGAAGATGAGGCGAAGCAGAGAGGTTTTGAAGCTGGTTATGAAGAAGCAAAAAGGCTGTATGAGGACCTGCTATCTGAGGCAGAGTATGTTAAAGAACATGCTAAAATGGAATACAGTGAAGTGATGGCAGGTATGGAAAAGGATGCCTTAGAATTAATAATGGATGTAGCAAAAAAAGTAATAGGTTCAGAGGTTTCCTTAAATAAGGAAATCCTTTTAACAATGGTTAGGCAAGCGTTGGAAAAATGTTCGAACAGGGAAGATTTAACAATAAAAGTTTCGTCCCAGGATTATGATTTTCTTGTAGAGAATAAGGAAAAGCTGCTTTCTATGATAGATGGTGTGGGGAATCTTGATATAAAAAGAGATCCGGCATTAAAAACTGGAGACTGCTTAGTCGAAACATCATATGGAAATATAGATGCTGGAGTTCAGACAAAGATCAGGAAAATCGAAGAAGCTTTTTTAAAGATAGTTGGAAAATAA
- the fliI gene encoding flagellar protein export ATPase FliI, translating into MQSIDFSKYKEILAKSDFIEYNGKVSKIVGLTIESNGPEVNMGEVCEIHALKDKTRIKSEVVGFRDNKVILMPLGDMTGIGPGSTVVATGEYLSAAVGNCMVGRVIDGLGNPIDGKGDLKVETSYPVNNDPPHPLMRNRINDPLPLGVKTIDGLLTIGKGQRVGIFAGSGVGKSTLIGMIARNTKADINVIALIGERGREVREFIEKDLKEEGLSRSVVVVATSDQPALVRLKGAFIATAIAEYFRDQGKDVLLLMDSLTRFAMAQREIGLAVGEPPVSRGYTPSVFSSMPKLLERAGNSQSGSITGLYTVLVDGDDLTEPVTDTARGILDGHIVLSRALANRNQYPAIDVLASVSRVMSDIVTSEHKKIANQMKKVMAIHRDAEDLINIGAYVKGSNEKIDYAIAHIDKILEFIEQGTHDNYSFDEVVELLDNVFKN; encoded by the coding sequence ATGCAAAGCATTGACTTTAGCAAATATAAAGAAATACTTGCAAAATCGGATTTTATAGAATACAACGGAAAAGTGTCAAAAATTGTAGGGCTGACAATTGAATCGAATGGCCCCGAAGTTAATATGGGCGAGGTTTGTGAGATCCATGCCTTAAAAGATAAAACCAGAATTAAGTCAGAAGTGGTTGGGTTTAGGGATAATAAAGTGATCCTTATGCCACTTGGGGATATGACTGGAATAGGACCTGGGAGCACAGTTGTAGCCACAGGGGAATACTTAAGTGCTGCTGTGGGGAATTGTATGGTTGGCAGGGTAATAGATGGACTTGGCAATCCTATAGACGGGAAAGGTGATCTCAAGGTTGAGACATCTTATCCTGTAAATAATGATCCTCCTCATCCGTTAATGAGAAACCGTATAAATGACCCGCTGCCGCTTGGAGTTAAGACAATAGATGGTTTGCTTACGATTGGTAAAGGTCAGAGAGTTGGCATATTTGCAGGCAGTGGTGTTGGTAAGAGTACTTTGATAGGTATGATAGCAAGAAATACTAAAGCTGACATAAATGTAATTGCACTTATTGGAGAGCGAGGAAGGGAAGTTAGGGAGTTTATCGAGAAAGATCTTAAGGAAGAGGGATTAAGCAGGTCAGTTGTTGTTGTAGCTACATCTGATCAACCTGCCTTAGTGAGGCTTAAAGGGGCATTTATAGCTACAGCTATAGCGGAGTACTTCAGAGACCAAGGAAAAGATGTGCTTTTGCTTATGGATTCTTTGACAAGGTTTGCAATGGCTCAAAGAGAGATTGGTTTGGCTGTTGGTGAGCCTCCGGTATCAAGGGGTTATACACCTTCAGTGTTTTCATCCATGCCAAAACTACTTGAAAGGGCTGGTAATTCCCAATCAGGTTCAATTACGGGACTGTATACTGTTCTTGTAGATGGTGATGACCTGACGGAGCCCGTAACAGATACAGCGAGGGGAATACTTGATGGTCATATTGTATTATCAAGGGCATTAGCAAATAGGAACCAGTACCCTGCGATAGATGTGCTGGCAAGTGTAAGCAGGGTTATGTCAGATATAGTAACAAGTGAGCATAAGAAGATTGCAAACCAGATGAAGAAAGTTATGGCAATTCACAGGGATGCTGAAGACCTTATCAATATTGGAGCTTATGTAAAGGGAAGTAATGAAAAGATTGACTATGCAATAGCACATATCGACAAAATACTTGAATTTATCGAACAGGGAACCCACGACAATTATAGTTTTGATGAGGTTGTTGAATTGCTTGATAACGTATTTAAGAACTAA